A genomic stretch from Aerococcaceae bacterium zg-1292 includes:
- a CDS encoding aspartate kinase encodes MKVAKFGGSSLCNATQLTKVANIIKEDEAIRFVVVSAPGKRDETDIKVTDLLIALHEQVVTQQDYSESFNTILARFANMVEALKLSSTIIQHFEKVLRQYIQTIHDSERLLDALKACGEDFNAQLFSQYLLSLGVNAQYISPKDFGFVVTDEPGNAQLLPESYEKMAQFRDSDAILIIPGFFGYSKEGNIVTFPRGGSDISGAIVARGVRADIYENFTDQSYIYAAHPGIIDNPYAIKEITYREMRELSYSGFGIFHDEALEPLFQVNIPVMVRNTNQPEIKGTKIVAQRQYQEELPVVGISCDEGFTAISIRKYLLNRQLGFTRRLLQIFEDHNVSIEHIPTGIDNISVVVRSHYLEGVLDSILQEIQDKLRPDNLMVEDDLAIMVVVGEGMVAAHGMANKTTEALAQEKISIRMINQGASEISMFFTIRMKDKLNALQAMYRSYFE; translated from the coding sequence ATGAAAGTAGCAAAATTTGGTGGTAGTTCATTATGCAATGCCACACAATTAACAAAAGTAGCCAATATTATTAAAGAGGATGAAGCTATTCGATTTGTAGTCGTCTCTGCCCCTGGAAAGCGAGATGAAACCGATATTAAGGTGACTGATTTATTAATCGCTTTACACGAACAAGTAGTGACTCAACAAGATTACAGTGAGTCATTCAATACAATCTTAGCACGCTTTGCTAACATGGTAGAAGCATTAAAGCTATCTTCAACGATTATTCAACATTTTGAAAAGGTTCTACGCCAATATATTCAAACCATTCACGATAGTGAGCGACTACTTGATGCTTTAAAAGCGTGTGGTGAAGATTTTAATGCGCAATTATTTAGCCAGTATTTATTATCACTCGGTGTGAATGCACAATATATTTCACCGAAAGACTTTGGTTTTGTCGTAACCGATGAACCTGGTAATGCACAATTATTGCCAGAGTCCTATGAAAAGATGGCACAATTTCGTGACAGTGACGCTATCCTGATTATCCCTGGATTTTTTGGATACTCTAAAGAAGGTAATATTGTTACTTTTCCACGCGGTGGTAGTGATATTAGTGGTGCTATTGTTGCACGCGGAGTTCGAGCCGATATTTATGAAAATTTTACCGACCAAAGTTATATTTATGCCGCGCATCCTGGTATTATTGACAATCCATACGCCATTAAAGAAATTACTTACCGTGAAATGCGCGAGCTGTCTTACTCCGGTTTTGGTATTTTCCATGATGAAGCACTCGAACCATTGTTCCAAGTTAACATACCGGTAATGGTACGCAATACCAACCAACCAGAAATTAAAGGCACCAAAATTGTTGCGCAGCGCCAATATCAAGAAGAGCTTCCAGTTGTCGGTATTAGTTGTGATGAGGGATTCACCGCTATCTCCATTCGAAAATATTTATTAAACCGTCAACTTGGATTTACACGTCGCTTACTACAAATTTTTGAAGACCATAATGTATCGATTGAACACATTCCAACGGGGATTGATAATATTTCTGTCGTGGTGCGGTCACATTATTTAGAAGGGGTTCTCGATTCGATTTTACAAGAGATTCAAGACAAGTTACGACCAGATAATCTAATGGTTGAGGATGACTTAGCAATTATGGTCGTCGTCGGGGAAGGGATGGTTGCCGCTCACGGGATGGCAAACAAGACTACCGAAGCATTGGCACAAGAAAAAATTAGTATTCGAATGATTAATCAAGGCGCTTCTGAAATTAGTATGTTCTTTACCATTCGGATGAAAGATAAATTAAATGCATTACAAGCAATGTATCGCTCGTATTTTGAATAA